ATACGATGACGTGCGCGAGGAGACATATCTCGGGAGTCAGCACGTCATTCTCGCCACCCACCAAGCCGCAGCCGCGCTTTCGGGTGTCGATGAAATCGAAGATCTAGACGAACACTACAAAACATCCCGACCAACGTTCACCAGCAACACGGTAAAATACGACACGCGGACGATGACGGCTCAGTATCACTGTCCACTGTCGATGGCCGGATTCGATGTGGCCTGAACCTCCCGGACGAAGAAGATGGCTATCTTGATTCAGCGAGAGAATCCCGCCCTTCCCGTGAGTGACGAGCGTTCCGACGCTTAGTCGGAACCGAGGACCGAACAGGGGCATGGCAAGACCGGAGGTCTTGCTGCACCCGAAAATCTTCGATTTTCGAGGACGGGAGTGAATCGCGTACGCTCCGACACCCAACCGACAGTGTTTCTCCCGGCAGGATATTTCAGCCGACCCGAAAGAGTAAGTCATTGTGCTGTCATAGGCTATGTATAGTGAATCTGGTCACGACACGTACCATTACAGCGGCACTCACCAACGACCGTGAGGGTGTCGTGTGCGACCTTGATTCGCTCGCTCGTTCCGGCAGTAAAATCTGGAACGTTGCGCGGTGGACTGCTGGCCACATCTGGGACGAAACCGGGGAAATACCCGATGAAGGACCGCTCAAGTCCTACATGAAGAACCAACCGTGCTGGAAAGATTTGAACGCCCAATCAAGTCAGGCAATCATAGAAGAATTGGCTGGCGCTTTCCAGTCCTGGTTCGAACAAGACAACTCGGACGCCAACCCACCGGGCTACCGCAAACACGGTGACGAACGGCCACGCTCGACAATCACGTTCAAAGAAGACGGCTTCAAACTCGATACAAACCACCAGCAGGTCCGACTGTCGAAAGGCAAGAACCTGAAAGACGGGTGGAGCGACTTCGTTCTTTGCGAATACGATACCGGTCCAGACGCAGACCTGACTGCTGTCGAAGACGTCCAACAGGTCCGCATCGTCTGGAACGGTGAGCAGTGGGAACTGCACTTCGTCTGCAAAGTCGCCATCGACGCCGCTGACGCGTCTGGCGAGAAGACGGCTGGTGTTGACCTCGGCATCTGTAACACGGCGGCTGTCTCTGTCGGTAACGAGACGCTGTTGTATCCGGGCAACGCCCTGAAAGAAGACGCGCACTACTTCCGACAGGAAGAATACGACACGGAAGGTGAAAACGGTCCCAGTACCCACGCTGAGTGGGCACGCCAGAAGAAATCACGGCGGCAGACCCACTTCCTGCACGCACTCTCGAAAGACATCGTAGAGCAATGTGCAGACCGTGGCGTGGAGACGATAGCAGTTGGACATCCGAAGGACATCCGTGCGAATGCAGACTGGGGGCGGCACGGGAACAAGCGTCTGCACGACTGGGCGTTTGACACCGTACTGAGTCACATCGAGTACAAGGCCGAGGAACGTGGTATCGAGGTACAGCGAGTCGATGAGTACGAGTTGGCCACGTCAATAACCTGCTGTGCGTGCGGGATGAAAGCCGAGTCGAGCCGTGTCGAGCGTGGCTTGTACGTGTGTGAGAGCTGCGAACTGGTCGCTAATAGCGACCTGAATGCGGCGGAGAATATGCGTGCGACGGTAACTCCGAATCCCTCACGGGATA
The Halapricum salinum genome window above contains:
- a CDS encoding RNA-guided endonuclease InsQ/TnpB family protein, translated to MVNLVTTRTITAALTNDREGVVCDLDSLARSGSKIWNVARWTAGHIWDETGEIPDEGPLKSYMKNQPCWKDLNAQSSQAIIEELAGAFQSWFEQDNSDANPPGYRKHGDERPRSTITFKEDGFKLDTNHQQVRLSKGKNLKDGWSDFVLCEYDTGPDADLTAVEDVQQVRIVWNGEQWELHFVCKVAIDAADASGEKTAGVDLGICNTAAVSVGNETLLYPGNALKEDAHYFRQEEYDTEGENGPSTHAEWARQKKSRRQTHFLHALSKDIVEQCADRGVETIAVGHPKDIRANADWGRHGNKRLHDWAFDTVLSHIEYKAEERGIEVQRVDEYELATSITCCACGMKAESSRVERGLYVCESCELVANSDLNAAENMRATVTPNPSRDRSNGCLAQPSVRLFDKSTGRVAPQEQVCP